In one window of Streptomyces roseofulvus DNA:
- a CDS encoding serine-threonine protein kinase, translating into MSVDPYREIVFDKDGDGPAGQAAELVALARRGVTDLVVFAHGWNNSPSGATRLYADFFAPFPGLLAPGVEAGYAGVVWPSMMFSDEPVPDFRALVTTLPEKERTIVRLTELVALAPAEEAAFAEFGALLRELADVGGEGVAADGAVPDFLLADPVETCAVFTGALTAEVPETLLGDGLGRLWKGGREALRQAAYYVMKKRAGHVGERGLGPLLAEVARAAPGLRVHLVGHSMGARLVAYALRGLPGALRPVRSMTLLQGAFSHYAFAARLPHDPGRAGALKDLQLRVRGPVVACHSRHDTALGLLYPLASRAARDSASLAGPLGRLVVRDPRWGAIGWDGVQGVPGAARRVLATVLRDGVPASGCVSVDVAEAVRSHSDILRPELAGVVVSAARIGRR; encoded by the coding sequence ATGAGTGTGGATCCGTACCGGGAGATCGTCTTCGACAAGGACGGGGACGGTCCGGCCGGGCAGGCGGCCGAGCTGGTCGCGCTGGCGCGGCGGGGGGTGACGGATCTGGTGGTGTTCGCGCACGGCTGGAACAACTCGCCGTCCGGGGCCACCCGGTTGTACGCGGACTTCTTCGCGCCGTTCCCGGGGCTGCTGGCCCCGGGGGTGGAGGCGGGGTACGCGGGCGTGGTGTGGCCCTCGATGATGTTCAGCGACGAGCCGGTGCCGGACTTCCGGGCGCTGGTGACGACGCTGCCGGAGAAGGAGCGGACGATCGTCCGGCTCACCGAGCTGGTGGCGCTGGCCCCGGCCGAGGAGGCGGCGTTCGCGGAGTTCGGGGCGCTGCTGCGGGAGCTGGCGGACGTCGGCGGGGAGGGGGTCGCCGCGGACGGCGCGGTGCCGGACTTCCTGCTCGCGGACCCGGTGGAGACCTGTGCCGTGTTCACCGGCGCGCTGACGGCGGAGGTGCCGGAGACGCTGCTCGGGGACGGGCTCGGCCGGCTGTGGAAGGGCGGTCGCGAGGCGCTGCGGCAGGCCGCGTACTACGTGATGAAGAAGAGGGCGGGGCACGTCGGCGAGCGGGGGCTCGGGCCGCTGCTCGCCGAGGTGGCGCGGGCGGCGCCGGGACTGCGGGTGCACCTGGTGGGGCACAGCATGGGCGCCCGGCTCGTCGCGTACGCGCTGCGCGGGCTGCCGGGGGCGCTGCGGCCGGTCCGGTCGATGACACTGCTCCAGGGCGCCTTCTCGCACTACGCGTTCGCGGCCCGGCTGCCGCACGATCCGGGGCGGGCGGGGGCGCTGAAGGACCTGCAGCTGCGGGTGCGGGGGCCGGTGGTGGCCTGTCACTCGCGGCACGACACCGCGCTCGGGCTGCTGTATCCGCTGGCCTCCCGGGCGGCCCGGGACTCGGCGTCGCTCGCGGGGCCGCTGGGGCGGCTGGTGGTGCGCGACCCGCGGTGGGGGGCGATCGGCTGGGACGGCGTCCAGGGCGTGCCGGGGGCGGCGCGGCGGGTGCTGGCCACGGTGCTGCGGGACGGGGTTCCGGCCTCGGGGTGCGTGAGCGTGGACGTGGCGGAGGCGGTCCGCTCGCACAGCGACATCCTGCGTCCGGAGCTGGCCGGGGTGGTGGTCTCGGCGGCTCGGATCGGCCGCCGGTAG